One Leopardus geoffroyi isolate Oge1 chromosome E1, O.geoffroyi_Oge1_pat1.0, whole genome shotgun sequence genomic window, GGGGAGGAGAGTTGCATGTCTGGGAACCGGCCTCTTTCAGCCCGctgtccctttccctgctctcccGTGTGGCCCAATGAGAGGCATAACTATCCTGGGGGACAGGCTAGAGAGGCCATCAGGTCTGGTCTGAATAGACACACGGGTTAGGGGACACCAGTGGTGCCTGTGTGTGTCGATGGCTAACAGTGAGGGTTCTGGGCAATCTGGATAGCAGATGCAGGaagccagagacacagaggggCACTAGCCAGATGTAGAAGTGTGTCTGCCTTCGGGAGCTTGCGTACTGGAGCCCCAGCCGATGAGCCCGGCTCCGGGTATAAGACCTTAGGAGGGCTGTTGTAAAAGGCTGCCAGGTGAGGCCAGTCGGGGCCCTGTTTGCTCTGAACAGATGGTCCTAGGCCCCCTTCTGTCCTGTAGGTAACCTGGGTCAGAGGTACTCCCTTGTCCCCTACCGCTGCCACCAGGCCCAGGACCGCAGAGCCGCGTGCTATTTGCCTCCTGCCTTGACGCCAGCAGCTCAGAGGGCTCAGTTCTTCCCAGCCTTGGTCTTGGTGccatctcccccccacctcctgcctggtGTAGGCCCCTGGGTGCCCACCTCTGTGCAGAACTACCAGCGCActttcccactccccaccccctcagatGCAGGTGCCCGTGGCCCAGGAGGACTCCCCCTCCCACAttttctgtgccccttccccccccccccggcccctacTCCCCATGCATACATTCTCTAAGCCAAGGGAAGGAGTGTGAGCACAAGTTCCAACCTAGGCCTGCTCCAAGAGAAGCCCCCTAAGGGAGCTGGGCAGCGCCTGGGCGGGCGCATGCTGACCGCCCCGCGCAGCCCCCTCTCACGCCCAGGCCCCCCAAGAGATCCATTCCCTTATTCGCTGGGGAGGGGTAGCGTGGTCTGCAGCCACGGCTGACCTGCCCCACGACGTGGTCATCAGGGTCACGTGAACTCCGGGATTCCCCTGGCGCTCTGGTCCCTGGGCAGGTGCCACTGAACCGACTACTCCCCAGGGAAGGGCCGGTTCCCGCTCAGCTGGCTGACTGCCCTCTTGTTTTTCAGCTTTTGCCATCATGATCGTGCTGGCCCTGGTCCGCATCGGGAACgggcacagagaggggcgccCGCCCCTGGCTGACTTCTCCGGGATCCGGAACCTGTTTGGGGTGTGCGTCTACTCCTTCATGTGCCAGCACTCGCTGCCATCCCTTGTCACACCGGTGTCCTCCAAGCGCCACCTCACACGCCTGGTCTTCCTGGACTACGTGCTGATCCTCGCCTTCTACGGCCTTCTCTGCTTCACCGCCATCTTCTGCTTCCGCGGCGACAGCCTCATGGACATGTACACCCTCAACTTCGCGCGCTGCGATGTCGTGAGCCTGGCTGCCGTGCGCTTCTTCCTGGGCCTTTTCCCTGTCTTCACCATCAGCACCAACTTCCCCATCATCGCCGTGACCCTCCGCAACAACTGGAAAACACTTTTCCACCGTGACGGGGGCACGTACCCCTGGGTGGTGGACCGCGTGGTGTTCCCCACCATCACCCTGCTGCCCCCGGTGCTGGTGGCCTTCTGCACCCACGACCTGGAGTCCCTGGTGGGCATCACGGGGGCCTACGCAGGCACGGGCATCCAGTACGTCATCCCCGCCTTCCTGGTGTACCACAGCCGCAAGGACACCCAGCTGGCCCTGGGCTACGGGACCATCAACAAGCACAGGTCCCCTTTCCGCCACGCCTTCTGGGTGGGCTTTGTGCTGCTCTGGGCTTTCTCCTGCTTCTTCTTCGTCACTGCCAACATCGTCCTCAGTGAGACCAAGGTCTGATGGCAAAATGTGTCCGGTGACGAGAGAGGCGGGGGCTCCACTCTGGCCCCATCACTCACCTTCCCGCCTGCAGAGCCAAGAGCTAGTTCCTTCCCAGGGTTGCACGGGGCAGGCGAGGCCAGACTTGCGGAGGGCACCCTCCACGTCTC contains:
- the TMEM104 gene encoding transmembrane protein 104 isoform X4, with translation MAGEITETGELYSPYVGLVYMFNLIVGTGALTMPKAFATAGWLVSLVLLVFLGFMSFVTTTFVIEAMAAANAQLHWKRMENHQEEEEEDSSTASDSDVLVQDNYERAEKRPILSVQRRGSLNLFEITDRVEMGQMASMFFNKVGVNLFYFCIIIYLYGDLAIYAAAVPFSLMQVTCATGNESCGVEADTKHNDTDPCWGPLRRVDAYRIYLAVFTLLLGPFTFFDVQKTKYLQILTSLMRWVAFAIMIVLALVRIGNGHREGRPPLADFSGIRNLFGVCVYSFMCQHSLPSLVTPVSSKRHLTRLVFLDYVLILAFYGLLCFTAIFCFRGDSLMDMYTLNFARCDVVSLAAVRFFLGLFPVFTISTNFPIIAVTLRNNWKTLFHRDGGTYPWVVDRVVFPTITLLPPVLVAFCTHDLESLVGITGAYAGTGIQYVIPAFLVYHSRKDTQLALGYGTINKHRSPFRHAFWVGFVLLWAFSCFFFVTANIVLSETKV
- the TMEM104 gene encoding transmembrane protein 104 isoform X3; the encoded protein is MAGEITETGELYSPYVGLVYMFNLIVGTGALTMPKAFATAGWLVSLVLLVFLGFMSFVTTTFVIEAMAAANAQLHWKRMENHQEEEEEDSSTASDSDVLVQDNYERAEKRPILSVQRRGSLNLFEITDRVEMGQMASMFFNKVGVNLFYFCIIIYLYGDLAIYAAAVPFSLMQVTCSATGNESCGVEADTKHNDTDPCWGPLRRVDAYRIYLAVFTLLLGPFTFFDVQKTKYLQILTSLMRWVAFAIMIVLALVRIGNGHREGRPPLADFSGIRNLFGVCVYSFMCQHSLPSLVTPVSSKRHLTRLVFLDYVLILAFYGLLCFTAIFCFRGDSLMDMYTLNFARCDVVSLAAVRFFLGLFPVFTISTNFPIIAVTLRNNWKTLFHRDGGTYPWVVDRVVFPTITLLPPVLVAFCTHDLESLVGITGAYAGTGIQYVIPAFLVYHSRKDTQLALGYGTINKHRSPFRHAFWVGFVLLWAFSCFFFVTANIVLSETKV